Part of the Ornithorhynchus anatinus isolate Pmale09 chromosome 8, mOrnAna1.pri.v4, whole genome shotgun sequence genome, CCTCTAGacataagctcgtggtgggcagggaaggcggccgttatattgttttattgtcctctccctggcacttacttagtacggtgctctgcgcccagtaagagctcattaaatacatttgattgagtgAGGTTTTGCGGAGGCGATGCCAGACCAGGGCTGCTTTTCTCTTTTCCGTCAGGATGGCGTAGGGCAGTCAGTTGCAGTCGGTGATGCAAAGTCAGTACGGGTTCCGGGAGGCAGcttgctgggagaggaggaggagaagagccgTGATCAATCACTTGcaccctccttcattcattcatacattcagttgaatttattgagcacttactgtttgcagagcactgtactaagcgcttgggagagtacattagaacaataagcagacacattccctggccacgacgagcaccgatttcttactacaacccagtctgcacacttctctcctctaatgtcaccttactcactgtacctcagtctcgtctatctcaccgccacccccttgcctatgtcctcccttgggcccggaacgccttccccctccacttacgccctctcccaccttcagagccttattcaaatcacagttttttccacgaggccttccctgattaggtcctctttccctcctacttctcccatctgcgtcatctatgcccttggatctttaAGCACCCGATATCCACCCGAcacagctccacggcacttatgaacaaatcctaaatgtatttattcatattaatgtctttctccccttctagactgtaagctcctgtgggcaggaccaccaactctaccaactctactgcattgtgttctcccaagcgctttagttcaatgctccacacactgtaaggagcgctcaataaatacctttggctgatcgattgattccagaGGAGTCTTGATGCCATCTGGTGGAGAGAGAAGTCTGATGAACGCTCAGCTGCATCTTCCGTCCCCGAATGGTGGTGCCCAAGGTAtgctgggagcagaacccagggaACTACGTTTGGAGGGGGACGGGGTGACAGGTACAGGATGAAGTCGTGTGGTTGTCTGGTGgcgacagggcttggcacatagtaggcgcttaacaaacaccgtcatcatcatcactcatgGAGGTCTGAGAGGATCAGATCTGGAGAGGGGCGTGAAGTAGCGGAAAGATCAATTGTCTacggagagtcagagggcctgagtcctAGCCCCAGCTCGGCCTTTAGCCTGCTGGCTAATCTTAGGCAAGTTAGTTTCaactctctgcacctcggtttccccatctattAAGCAGGGAtaatattatttttccaaagcattttcacttttttttaacctcattTGGTTCTCAAGCATCCCTCTAAAATAGATATGTAGATAGAATAGACCCTTTATAAAAACATGAAAAAGAAAAGATCGTGTCTAGGCCCCAGCTGTACTCTAACTGTGCATTAAATTGATGCTCTAATTTGAAAAAAATACAGAAAGTCAGGGTTATGTGCCTTAATTCAGTACAGCCAGGCCCCAGGGCACgggagaagtggaaaaaaagaaaaaggaattaaAATGCCAAGCTTGGAATTGGTCCCATCCTAACAGACTCAGAGGGGACTCAGAAAACAAATGTGATGCCCAGGAGATTGTTGCAGCTGGAATGTATTGTCAACTGATGGGAGTTTTAGGgtttaatccatccatcaatcagttgtatttattgaacttctgttctccatctacacccggtcccttggagaattcatttgctcccatggcttcaactaatacctctatgcggatgattcccaaatctccatctccagacctgatctctcgctatctctgcagtctcacatttcctcctgccttcaagacatctctatttggatatcctcatgtcacctcaagcttaacgtgtcccaaaccagaactccttatcttcccacccaaatcctgttttcCCCCTTGGACTTGCCATCACTGTAAAGGGCAtctccattcttcctgtctcacaagcccatagccttggcgttatcctcgactcattcgttcattcattcaatcgtatttatttagcgcttactgtgtgcagaacactgtactaagctcttggaatgtacaattgggcaacagatagagacaatccctgcccaacaatgaactcacagtctaaaagggggagacagacagcaaaacaaaacaagttttcAGGcaataataccatcaaaatagataagtggaatcatagatatatactccTCTCTCATCCaaaacacatattcaatccatcatcaaatcctgtcaatcccaccttcacaatatcactaaaatccactctttgctCTGCATTCAAACTGCCTCCATGTTAGTGCactcactcaccctatcccacctggatgactgcatcagcctccttgctgacctcccagcctccggtctctacccactccagtccatacctcactctgctgcccagatcatttttctacaaaaacattcaggacgggtttccccactcctcaaaaaactccagtggttccccatacacctccatatcaaacaaaaactcctcaccactggcctttaagcattccatcacctggtcccctcctacctcacctcgctactcttctactcagactcaacccacacacttcactcctctaatgataaccttgtcactatgcctccatctctcctatctcaccaccaacccctggcccatgtcctgcctctgtcccagaacaccatccctcctcaaatcctacaattactctccctcccttcaaagcctaatgaagacacatctcctccaagaggccctcccccgcttcctcttctcccactcccttctacgttgccctgacttgcttcctttgttcttcccccctcccagcctcacagcacttttgtacatttctgtaatttgtttatttatattaatgtctgtcgcactccctctagactgtaaattcgttgtgggcagagaacatgtctgtttatggttgtactgtactctcccaagtgctctgcacacagtaaagagctcaataaatatgatttaattgaatgaatgaatgaaagaatgaatgcagagcattgaatAAACAcatggagggtacaatacaacagagttggtagacgcattccctgcgcaCCGGGAATTTAATACAatactccacacacagtgagcgttcaataaatgccatcgattgaaggaggagaggaaggttgcTGAGCATAAATCCCTTGACCGTCTTTTCCACAATTGGGAGGCAAGTCGTGGACTCTTTAAGCAGGCAGCAGAGGAAATAATCAGTGGAGTGTTTGATTATGCATGGCGAGTGCACCGATGCTGCTTatctacagtcagtcagtcactcaatcaaatttactgagctcttactgtgtgcagagcattatactaagcgcttgggagagaacaattgaacagacacattcccaggccacagcaagcttacagtctggagggggagacagacattaatagaaagaaataaaatgacagatatgtacgtaagtgcagggggggggagggggcggggggatgaataaagggagcagaggagggagcatggggggaagaggagagggaaaggtgattgagtgcacaAAAACTTGCAGGAGTGGCTTGTGTTAGAACCATGGGGATGCCTCTCCACAGACTCCCATTGGTCCGAACGGAATTGGGAAAGATTAATCAGTGTTCGCACTGCATTCTACAGAGCCAGAGTGCCAATGTGATCCTGGTTAATATCCTGAATTAGAGCCAGTCTTTCCTGTAGTGAGATGGTTGCGTTACCCTAGCAGAGCAGTTTGCCCACGTACCTCGAACCTACATCACCTACATGTATCGGGGGGGGCTCTTAAAAACTGGGTAAATTGCACTTTTGCAGAGTTCAGTTTGCTTCAATGAGCCGAGGATGTTTAACTAACGGGTCTTGCACGTACGTTTTATAGCACTTCGACAGGCACATCTGAGTCTTGGGACTATGGAGCCCCAAAAGGTATTCCACCTCTtctacctccctgcccccacacccTTTCAGGTTTCCAGAGCCCTAATACAGTTCTGCAAGGGATGGACTGTCCAACCGGTCACCGAGCGGGACATTTTCATTCAAATGAAGGCCGGGGAAATGGCCAAGGGAAGAGCCCGCAGCTCCAACTGTCCTGTGTCGGCCTGCTTCAGCTCCCGAGACCTCCGACCGAGTCCGACTCTGAAATTTCAGGCGATGTGGAAGAGCAAGCCCCTCCTTTATTGCAGACTCCTTTTCTATTGGTAAAATTCCTGTGCAGGGTCACGCAGGGAGCCCACCCCCTCTGTGTGTTTTCATTCTTGAAGCTCCCCACAACTTTACACCTGAATGAACGCCAAACCTCCGCCAATATATAAAGGAAAGCTTCGGGAGAAATTTCCCAGTCGCAGcgaaggagcagaggagagggatcTAACGAGCTCTTCGTTCAAGCGTATAACTCACGATGATCCTTCCTGTCATCCACTTCTATCTCGTCCTCCTCGCCTGCTTCCTGATGAAAAGCTGCTTGGCTTTTAAGAACGATGCCACAGAAATTCTGTATTCTCATGTGGTTAAACCTGTTCCGGCGAATCCTAGCAGCAACAGCACACTGAATCAAGCCAGAAATGGAGGCAGACATTTCAGTAACTCCGGATTAGATCGGAACAGTAAGTGTGTTGATTTTGTAAGGCGAGTCCTATATTCCTCGGGACTGTTTTCTTGCTAACTAACCTAGACCACCTTTTCCTCTTTTGGGGGGTCCGATTTGGAGGAGAAAGAATAGCTTGGACTAAGCGTACATATTTGTAGATTAGCATAATTTGCTTAGGTGATGATTGCACAGTGGGCTATCGAGTGGTGATTGGATATAACCGACATAGGGTATAATTCTATTGCATTTACAAAAATATCAACATCTCCCGGATGAGAAAATGGGCTTTTTTTCCTTAAATTCATGcaaatcaggattttttttttccccaaattttgTTCCAAATCATTTTCATTTACTTTTTTCTACTTTGCATAAGCTATTCAGCCTGGGGACAAAATGATACTTTTAATAAGCCTCAGGAAATGCACAGGAAGGAGCACTGACAAACTGCAAAAAACGACCACTGTTTTAGCTAGAATGATCAGTCCTAGCACCTGGGAGTTCCCTAATAGATTTCTCCACCACATAATAGCAAGGATCTGATTCCTCAGAGTCTTTGATAGGTGAATGagagaaatttggaaaaaaaaaacaaagaaaatggaaaaatgacACATTTTGTTGAAATATTGACTCATCTTTCTTGATTCAATAGAGTTCCCAAACTGAGGACTGAAAATGCAGACCTTTCTGATTAATAGGGAACTTTTATTTCTTGATAAGTCTGCTGTTCTTTGCCTTTTGGTTTGATGTGGCTACTCGCTATGAAAAATAATCCGATTCTTCACTTAAGGGCTATGTGATTTCTCCCGAAAGTCAGCACCTTTCTCTGAAGAAAATTAGCTCGTTACATTTTGCTTTTAAAGAGGCAGGGCAGGGTAGCATAGAGAAAATTAATATCGAGACccaaggctcctcctcctccactccagtCAGAAAGTAAGGTAACTTTGCCCCTGGAAAGTGGAGGCGAAAGTGACTGTAGCGTCTTTCAACAGAAAATAAGGCGTGTCAGCTTTCCTGAATATGGGTGGTTTTAAGTGCACAGGAAATATCTGATTATTATAAGATTACTGCGTAATACAGAGGGTATTCATTGTCAATGAACTGTCACTGCAAAAATGCTGTGCTTATATGTACACAACAACAAAAGGAAAGGCATTTTCGAATCGTGATCAGCTGCTTTCAGGCACATTCCTCAGACAGCTGCAGGGAGGTAAGCCCGACTCGGAATCATTAAGACAAATCAAACAGACCAGGAAGGTAGTCCATCCCTAGATAATAATCTGGAGAGGAGTGACTTCACCCTGATCTTATTTCCCCTCAAGGCTCTAGCTCCGACCTTGAAAGTAGTGATGGTGGAGAAGGCAAATGCAGGTAAATCACTCTTATCAAAGTTGGCTGGCTTTGGCCATTTTCAGCAGGAACTTAAGGGTGGGTTTCCTTTCGAAGTTCTTTATCCTTTTAAATTCTTGCTTCAATATCCTCCTCGAGTGTATGTTTCTATTCAAAAGAGACAGTTTCTCTTTCTGGGTATAAAAAGCAACTCCTTAAATTTAGATACCAAAGTAATGCTTACAGTGACTTCAAGTAATTCCAGAGTTTGTTTTTTTACCTTAACTCCCTAAGGCACATACCAAAGAAACAGCCAATTATCTAACACACacatcacattaaaaaaaataataataataaaaccccaCTGGGCTAAAGGTTCTTCAGGACCATAATCAATGTCCAAGCAATCACGTTCTGTCAGTCAACAAGTTTATACCTTTTTTCTACCGTAAAGTCCATTTGGGAACCTAGCATTGTTGTTATGGCAACCATTGCTTAGGTTTCGTGGTTTGGGTCtttttgattctctctctctgtcgacTGAATTGCAATttacatttttttcatttaaaaaaaaaaaaattcttggttGCCAAAGAGGAATTTGGAAATTGATATTGATTTACAGTAGAAACCAATATGcctatgtgtgtgagtgtgtgtgtgtggtgtgtgtggtgtgtgtgtgtgtgtgtgtgtgtgagtgttgtgAATATAAGTATCCTGATTTCCAATTTAAACAttgaatggaggaaaaaaatcacaaatcacatgttgtcccaagcacttagtacagttatttgcacacagtaagcgctcaataaatacaattattattaataataataataataataataatgaaatgcacACATGCAGAATATTGAAGGATTTTCAGATTGCCAAGCCAGATTCCTTAAATCACGTGATTTGACAAAAAACACTTGCATTCATAGTCTATGTATGACATCTGTGGGAAAATGGAAGTATCTTTAAGGGTGTTCCTGCAGGACGCTTCAGAATACGGGGAAATGGATGACTAACCTTTCTTTCCATGGCGAAGGCATAAATTGTTAAGCCGTCCATCATGGTATCAGCCATAGGTAAGACCTATCGTCCCCCCCACAAATGAATTTTCCTCCTGTGAAAGTCACCAGCCCTCTGGAGGGTACAGGCTCTCAGGAAATACCTTCGCGACCCCACTGTCGTTAAACAAAAGAAAGAGTCTGATGGGGTCACCGTTTCCTCCCGGCTTTTCTTTtgaccatttcctcttctctccttttcccagatCGGGTTCAAGTGGGCTGCCGGGAGCTGCGATCCACCAAGTACATTTCAGATGGTCAGTGCACCAGCATTAACCCTTTGAAGGAGCTGGTGTGCGCCGGGGAGTGTCTGCCTCTGCCCGTCCTTCCCAACTGGATCGGCGGGGGCTACGGGACCAAATACTGGAGCAGGAGGAGCTCCCAGGAGTGGAGGTGCGTCAACGACAAGACTCGCACCCAGCGGATCCAGCTCCAGTGCCAAGACGGAAGCACGCGCACCTACAAGATCACCATGGTCACGGCCTGCAAGTGCAAAAGATACACCCGACAGCACAACGAGTCCAGCCACAACTTCGAGGGGGTTTCACCCGCCAAGCCGGGCCAGCACCACAAAGAGCGGAAAAGAGCCAGCAAATCCAGCAAGCACAGCATGAGTTAGAAACCAGACTATCAGAGACGAACTGATCAGTAACCGTCCGCTTTTAACCGGGTCCGACCGCTTAAAAGACTAAGTCGTCCGTTGcggttttctcatttgaaaatatACGCTTCTTGCTTTGACCAAACTTGAGAGGGTCCTCATATCTTTCGGGACTTTCTTGAGgaattttgttttccctttcagATTTTCAAGATGGGGATACCCACACGTGCTACCTGCCTTTAAACCACACCCACATCACACAGTTAGGGACCGACGCAAGTCTGGGAAGACTAGTTCCTCCTTTCCGATAACTCAGATGGAGCAAACCGGTCATTGCCATGAATTTTCACTGaagtttgatttttcagaaaggtGCTCTTCTGTGAATCTTTATGGGAACAGACTAGACTGTAACTAGACTAGACTAAAGCTCGACAGGAGACAGGAGTCCTGCcacgaaactgtaagctccttgagggtggggatcgtgACTGCCAAttcggttatattgtacact contains:
- the SOSTDC1 gene encoding sclerostin domain-containing protein 1 is translated as MILPVIHFYLVLLACFLMKSCLAFKNDATEILYSHVVKPVPANPSSNSTLNQARNGGRHFSNSGLDRNNRVQVGCRELRSTKYISDGQCTSINPLKELVCAGECLPLPVLPNWIGGGYGTKYWSRRSSQEWRCVNDKTRTQRIQLQCQDGSTRTYKITMVTACKCKRYTRQHNESSHNFEGVSPAKPGQHHKERKRASKSSKHSMS